The Tautonia marina genome has a window encoding:
- a CDS encoding CheR family methyltransferase, protein MRLSPEAFDAIRKAVHELCGIVIAEEKHYLVVSRLEPVLTRLGLPSYEAFVQALGRPDATPLRELLIEAITTRETSFNRDGHPFEELRRSILPELSRRLLARRAAPAPSLPRCRIWCAAAATGQEAYSVAMAISDFLASRPGIGLTLGDFPILATDICQGALAIARAGRYSAEEVRRGVSEDQRARYFSPDRDGWFVAEPLRRAVEFRRLNLVLPLPNLGTFDLILCRNLLIYLDDVARRRLCLGLHQALNPSGLLIIGAAESLYGVTDAFATERFGSTIAHRKT, encoded by the coding sequence ATGCGGCTGAGCCCTGAGGCGTTCGACGCAATCCGGAAGGCCGTCCACGAGCTTTGCGGCATCGTGATCGCCGAGGAGAAGCACTACCTGGTTGTCTCCCGCCTCGAGCCCGTCCTGACGCGGCTCGGCCTGCCCTCCTACGAGGCCTTCGTCCAGGCGCTGGGGCGGCCGGACGCAACGCCCCTGCGCGAGCTGCTCATCGAGGCCATCACGACCCGCGAGACCTCGTTCAATCGGGACGGCCACCCCTTCGAGGAACTCCGGCGGTCGATCCTCCCCGAGCTCTCGCGCCGCCTCCTCGCCCGCCGCGCCGCGCCCGCCCCGTCGCTCCCAAGGTGCCGCATCTGGTGCGCGGCCGCGGCGACTGGCCAGGAGGCCTACAGCGTGGCAATGGCCATCTCGGACTTCCTGGCGAGTCGGCCGGGAATCGGGCTGACCCTCGGGGACTTCCCGATCCTGGCGACCGACATCTGCCAGGGGGCGCTGGCGATCGCCCGCGCCGGCCGATACTCGGCCGAGGAGGTCCGCCGCGGGGTCTCCGAGGACCAGCGAGCCCGGTACTTTTCCCCGGACCGTGACGGCTGGTTCGTCGCCGAGCCACTCCGACGCGCGGTCGAGTTCCGCCGCCTCAACCTCGTCCTGCCGCTGCCCAACCTGGGGACGTTCGACCTGATCCTGTGCAGGAACCTCCTGATCTACCTCGACGACGTCGCGCGCCGTCGCCTCTGCCTGGGCCTCCACCAGGCACTCAATCCTTCCGGCCTCCTGATCATCGGCGCCGCCGAGAGTCTCTACGGGGTGACGGATGCCTTCGCGACGGAGCGATTCGGCAGCACCATCGCCCATCGGAAGACGTAA
- a CDS encoding LamG domain-containing protein: protein MKKPPLSTESRREFIVQSAAGLLGASAVGGTPVRAEGEPCRPAPDRGVIPPHRPLDLPGLHAYAEKSIAVGDPIRFRVSSTVPFELSICRLGPDIDDRSSDEVLEVTGDFPASPQPIHPGSYVHVERHLPPDEAIDSIALECWVRPWPTARQQGLITQFNEPDSCGLGLLIDAQGRAVFSLGDGGAFRADRLLTGPALEPKQWHHVVGTWDGRQQTLWVDGRRVAEQAIEGPVRPGSAPLRLGAMGSGGVADVFLEGDLAGPTIHRTPPAPAAIRERFDRRSTEPPDPATVLAHWPLDEENGDLVADRGDQARDGRIINHGTWMIGGPRFDGSAIPRFGSYDPAQDPSRGHGLRLASDDLYDCRWSVTHEATIPETARPGLYVGRFRFELDGEPHQYDVTFLVRRAASSPPAPILVLCSTSTWLAYGGTPFARNASGPQSWGTGGLTNSVEQAPAYCFYRDHHAGQPTYQLGMNMPWPVAGPDVLYSPPEVGYSHLMRGERFTHVWLDEQGYSYDLVTDLDLHRNPEMLRDYRVLVLNGHSEYWSIPAFEGVDRFLTNGGGAIVLSGNTMFWRVSFSDDGSVVECRKYDPSIGGRTDAPIGELWHSHDRKRGSLMRECGYPAWEVIGLECLGWWGTGRGSFGVYRADATDHPLFHEPEPVGLEPGETFGHAPGGGEPRAVGHEADVRLATLLEMTHHPVPDGAELPEEPPGITTLARGIRDPANGMSLDYFGRRSDPIDGTSAEVIYWERPQGGKVFHAGAIAAGWALSVDLRWGTLMRNVLARLGVDPSPARGTPPRADRRVDREDPS, encoded by the coding sequence ATGAAGAAACCGCCCCTTTCGACCGAGAGCCGCCGCGAGTTCATCGTCCAGTCTGCCGCGGGACTCCTCGGCGCCTCGGCCGTCGGCGGTACTCCCGTCCGGGCCGAAGGAGAGCCTTGTCGACCGGCCCCCGACCGCGGCGTGATCCCCCCTCATCGCCCCCTCGATCTTCCCGGCCTGCACGCCTACGCCGAGAAGAGCATCGCTGTGGGCGATCCCATCCGGTTTCGGGTCAGCAGCACCGTCCCCTTTGAGCTGTCCATCTGCCGGCTCGGCCCGGACATCGACGACCGCTCCAGCGACGAGGTTCTGGAGGTGACCGGCGACTTCCCGGCGAGTCCTCAGCCGATCCACCCTGGTTCTTATGTTCACGTCGAGCGTCACTTGCCTCCGGACGAGGCGATCGACTCCATCGCCCTCGAATGCTGGGTCCGGCCCTGGCCGACGGCCCGGCAGCAGGGGCTCATCACCCAGTTCAATGAACCTGATTCCTGCGGCCTCGGGCTCTTGATCGACGCGCAGGGCCGGGCCGTCTTCTCCCTCGGCGACGGCGGCGCCTTCCGGGCCGACCGCCTCCTGACCGGCCCCGCCCTGGAGCCGAAGCAGTGGCATCACGTCGTCGGCACCTGGGACGGACGCCAGCAGACGCTCTGGGTCGATGGCCGACGAGTCGCCGAGCAGGCGATCGAGGGGCCGGTCAGGCCGGGAAGCGCCCCCTTGAGGCTCGGCGCGATGGGCTCGGGAGGCGTGGCCGACGTCTTCCTCGAAGGCGACCTGGCGGGGCCGACGATTCATCGGACCCCGCCGGCCCCGGCCGCGATCCGGGAACGCTTCGACCGCCGATCGACCGAGCCCCCGGATCCGGCGACGGTTCTTGCCCACTGGCCGCTCGACGAGGAGAACGGCGACCTCGTCGCGGACCGCGGCGACCAGGCCCGCGACGGGCGGATCATCAATCACGGCACCTGGATGATCGGCGGCCCGAGGTTCGACGGTTCGGCCATCCCTCGCTTCGGCTCGTACGATCCCGCCCAGGATCCCTCCAGGGGCCACGGCCTCAGGCTCGCGTCGGATGACCTCTATGATTGCCGATGGTCCGTGACCCACGAGGCGACCATCCCCGAGACGGCCCGACCGGGCCTCTACGTCGGCCGCTTCCGGTTCGAGCTTGACGGAGAACCCCATCAGTACGACGTGACCTTCCTCGTCCGCCGAGCCGCGTCGAGCCCGCCGGCGCCGATCCTGGTCCTCTGCTCGACGAGCACCTGGCTGGCCTACGGGGGAACGCCGTTCGCCAGGAACGCCTCGGGACCGCAGTCATGGGGGACGGGTGGGCTGACCAACAGCGTCGAGCAGGCCCCGGCCTATTGCTTCTACCGGGACCACCACGCCGGGCAGCCGACCTATCAGCTTGGCATGAACATGCCCTGGCCGGTGGCCGGTCCCGATGTGTTGTACAGCCCCCCCGAGGTCGGCTACAGTCACCTGATGCGGGGCGAGCGCTTCACCCACGTCTGGCTCGACGAGCAGGGGTATTCCTACGACCTCGTGACCGACCTCGACCTGCACCGCAACCCCGAGATGCTCCGCGATTACCGCGTCCTGGTCCTGAACGGGCACAGCGAGTACTGGTCGATCCCGGCCTTTGAGGGGGTCGATCGCTTCCTGACCAATGGCGGGGGGGCCATCGTGCTCTCGGGCAACACGATGTTCTGGCGGGTGAGCTTCAGCGACGACGGGTCGGTGGTCGAGTGCCGGAAGTACGACCCGAGCATCGGCGGCCGGACCGACGCGCCGATCGGGGAACTCTGGCACAGCCACGACCGGAAGCGTGGCAGCCTGATGAGGGAATGCGGCTACCCGGCCTGGGAGGTCATTGGCCTGGAGTGCCTCGGCTGGTGGGGCACCGGCCGCGGGAGTTTCGGCGTCTACCGGGCCGACGCGACCGATCATCCCCTCTTCCACGAGCCCGAGCCGGTCGGCCTGGAGCCCGGCGAGACCTTCGGCCATGCCCCCGGCGGAGGCGAGCCGAGGGCGGTCGGCCACGAGGCGGACGTCCGGCTCGCGACCTTGCTGGAGATGACGCATCATCCTGTCCCCGACGGGGCGGAACTCCCCGAGGAGCCCCCCGGCATCACCACCCTGGCCCGGGGCATCCGTGACCCGGCCAACGGCATGTCCCTGGACTACTTCGGCCGGCGGTCGGATCCGATCGACGGCACCTCAGCCGAGGTGATCTACTGGGAACGTCCCCAGGGCGGCAAGGTCTTCCACGCCGGGGCGATCGCCGCCGGCTGGGCCTTGTCCGTCGACCTGCGCTGGGGGACCTTGATGCGGAACGTGCTCGCTCGCCTCGGTGTCGATCCGTCCCCGGCCCGAGGCACCCCGCCTCGGGCGGATCGTCGGGTCGACCGAGAAGATCCTTCGTAA
- a CDS encoding DUF1559 domain-containing protein, giving the protein MNSRKSVSSNFRRSKSAFTLIELLVVIAIIGVLIALLLPAVQSAREAARRSQCSNNLKQIGLGIHNYESTHGCLPVSTPHFPESLAPGLVSNGMSWMLGIFPFVEQNNVYNQFNFDGDFQSGLGIANIGNRTLIQFRINLYQCPSDPDGQELQDNVWGLFGVPFSPTNYAGVMGPHNLGNGSLFGGLPDCHNYSAYGYKECTGTFWRHSILQPVTLSSIRDGTSNTIVVGEVLPSYDDFKTWSLGAGTYSSTSPPLNYRPAVNQPFANWPNQISFRSAHPGGAQFLWGDGRVSFVKETIARDVYRSISTRKGGEVVSADQF; this is encoded by the coding sequence TTGAATTCACGCAAAAGTGTCTCGTCGAATTTCCGACGCTCGAAGTCGGCCTTCACCCTCATCGAGCTGCTGGTGGTCATCGCCATCATCGGCGTTTTGATCGCGCTGCTGTTGCCGGCCGTGCAAAGTGCCCGGGAGGCGGCCCGCCGCTCGCAATGCTCGAACAACCTCAAGCAGATCGGGCTGGGCATCCATAATTACGAATCCACGCACGGTTGCCTTCCCGTCAGCACGCCTCACTTTCCCGAGTCACTCGCTCCGGGGCTCGTCTCCAACGGGATGAGCTGGATGTTGGGGATCTTTCCCTTCGTCGAACAGAACAACGTCTACAACCAGTTCAATTTCGACGGCGATTTCCAGTCCGGGCTCGGCATCGCCAACATCGGGAATCGGACCCTGATCCAGTTTCGGATCAATCTCTACCAGTGCCCCTCCGACCCGGATGGTCAAGAGCTTCAGGACAATGTTTGGGGCCTCTTCGGCGTCCCCTTCTCGCCGACCAACTATGCCGGGGTGATGGGGCCGCATAACCTCGGCAACGGCTCGCTCTTCGGCGGCTTGCCCGACTGCCACAACTATTCGGCCTACGGGTATAAGGAGTGCACCGGCACCTTCTGGCGGCATTCGATCCTCCAGCCGGTGACCCTGAGCAGCATCCGGGACGGCACCAGCAACACCATCGTCGTCGGCGAGGTCTTGCCGTCCTACGACGACTTCAAGACCTGGTCGCTCGGCGCCGGCACCTACTCCAGCACCTCTCCGCCGCTCAACTACCGGCCGGCGGTCAACCAGCCCTTCGCCAACTGGCCGAATCAGATCAGCTTCCGGAGCGCCCATCCGGGCGGCGCCCAGTTCCTCTGGGGGGATGGCCGGGTCTCCTTCGTCAAGGAGACGATCGCCCGGGATGTCTACCGGTCGATCAGCACCCGCAAGGGGGGCGAGGTCGTCTCCGCCGACCAGTTCTGA